In Myxococcus stipitatus, the following are encoded in one genomic region:
- a CDS encoding bifunctional (p)ppGpp synthetase/guanosine-3',5'-bis(diphosphate) 3'-pyrophosphohydrolase, which translates to MIRLNDILQRVSSYHPDPDLDIIKKAYVYSAKVHQGQLRKSGEPYLVHPLEVAGILADLKLDEASIVTGLLHDTIEDTLATAEELTELFGSEVAQLVDGVTKLSKFSASASLSQEEKQAENFRKMIIAMAQDIRVILVKLADRTHNMRTLDHMNEEKQARIAQETLDIYAPLANRLGISWIKTELEDLSFRYVKPQEFFGLQEKLNKRKKEREKYIEDTCDLIRSKLAERGLKGEVSGRFKHVYSIYKKIKAQGIDFDQIHDIIAFRIIAPAAPACYEALGLVHEMWKPVPGRFKDFIAIPKPNMYQSLHTTVIGPLSERVEVQIRTAEMHKIAEEGIAAHWKYKEGKAVISKDDEKFAWLRQLMEWQQDLKDPKEFLETVKVDLFTDEVFVFTPKGDVRSLPRGATPVDFAYAIHSDVGNRCVGAKVNGKIVPLRYKLKNGDTVEVLTSPQQHPSKDWLTFVKTSRAQQRIRGFIKQQQREKSLQLGRELTDRELKRFQLNFNRLLKNGEVKKVAEELGFRVEDDLLVAIGYGKVTPQQLVQRLVPEEKRNEAEASPRSESTGGGASSSGSSMLPGLSRVTDLAKRLVGRSNRSGVQIGGVDDVLVRFGRCCNPVPGDPIAGFITRGRGVTVHTVGCEKALATDPERRVDVTWDVRGDFKRPVTLRVLTADRTGLLADISNIFSKKGVNISQANCRATGDDRAVNTFEVIISDLKQLTDLMRTIERLSGVYSVERI; encoded by the coding sequence ATGATCCGCCTGAACGACATCCTCCAACGGGTTTCCTCGTACCACCCGGACCCGGACCTGGACATCATCAAGAAGGCCTACGTCTATTCGGCCAAGGTGCATCAGGGCCAGCTGAGGAAGTCGGGCGAGCCCTACCTCGTCCACCCGCTTGAAGTCGCGGGCATCCTCGCGGACCTCAAATTGGACGAGGCCTCCATCGTCACGGGTCTGCTCCATGACACCATCGAGGACACCCTCGCGACGGCGGAGGAGCTCACCGAGCTCTTCGGCTCCGAGGTGGCCCAGCTCGTTGATGGTGTCACCAAGCTCTCCAAGTTCTCCGCGTCGGCCAGCCTCTCCCAGGAGGAGAAGCAGGCGGAGAACTTCCGGAAGATGATCATCGCGATGGCGCAGGACATCCGCGTCATCTTGGTGAAGCTGGCGGACCGCACGCACAACATGCGGACGCTGGACCACATGAACGAGGAGAAGCAGGCGCGCATCGCCCAGGAGACCCTGGACATCTACGCGCCGTTGGCCAACCGGCTCGGCATCTCGTGGATCAAGACCGAGTTGGAGGACCTCAGCTTCCGCTACGTGAAGCCGCAGGAGTTCTTCGGGCTGCAGGAGAAGCTCAACAAGCGCAAGAAGGAGCGCGAGAAGTACATTGAGGACACCTGCGACCTCATCCGCTCCAAGCTGGCCGAGCGCGGGCTGAAGGGCGAGGTGAGCGGCCGCTTCAAGCACGTCTACAGCATCTACAAGAAGATCAAGGCGCAGGGCATCGACTTCGACCAGATTCACGACATCATCGCGTTTCGCATCATCGCCCCCGCGGCGCCCGCCTGCTACGAGGCGCTGGGCCTGGTGCACGAGATGTGGAAGCCGGTGCCGGGCCGCTTCAAGGACTTCATCGCGATTCCGAAGCCCAACATGTACCAGTCACTGCACACCACGGTGATTGGTCCGCTCAGCGAGCGCGTGGAGGTGCAGATCCGCACCGCGGAGATGCACAAGATCGCCGAGGAAGGCATCGCCGCCCACTGGAAGTACAAGGAGGGCAAGGCCGTCATCTCCAAGGATGACGAGAAGTTCGCCTGGCTGCGCCAGCTCATGGAGTGGCAGCAGGACCTCAAGGACCCCAAGGAGTTCCTCGAGACGGTGAAGGTGGACCTCTTCACCGACGAGGTCTTCGTCTTCACGCCCAAGGGCGACGTGCGCTCGCTGCCCCGGGGCGCGACGCCGGTGGACTTCGCGTACGCCATCCACTCGGACGTGGGCAACCGGTGCGTGGGCGCGAAGGTGAACGGGAAGATCGTCCCGCTGCGCTACAAGCTGAAGAACGGCGACACCGTGGAGGTGCTCACCAGCCCTCAACAGCACCCGTCCAAGGACTGGCTCACCTTCGTCAAGACGAGCCGCGCGCAGCAGCGCATCCGCGGCTTCATCAAGCAGCAGCAGCGCGAGAAGAGCCTCCAACTGGGCCGCGAGCTCACGGACCGCGAGCTCAAGCGCTTCCAGCTCAACTTCAACCGTCTGCTCAAGAACGGCGAGGTGAAGAAGGTCGCCGAGGAGCTGGGCTTCCGCGTCGAGGACGACCTGCTGGTGGCCATCGGCTACGGCAAGGTGACGCCGCAGCAGCTCGTGCAGCGCCTTGTCCCCGAGGAGAAGCGCAACGAGGCGGAGGCGTCTCCTCGCTCCGAGTCCACGGGCGGCGGCGCCTCTTCCAGCGGCTCTTCGATGCTGCCGGGCCTGTCCCGCGTCACGGATCTGGCCAAGCGCCTGGTGGGCCGCAGCAACCGCAGCGGCGTGCAGATTGGTGGCGTGGACGACGTGCTGGTCCGCTTCGGACGGTGTTGCAACCCCGTTCCGGGTGACCCGATTGCCGGCTTCATCACCCGGGGACGGGGCGTCACCGTGCACACCGTGGGGTGTGAGAAGGCGCTCGCCACGGACCCCGAGCGGCGGGTGGACGTCACGTGGGATGTGCGCGGGGACTTCAAGCGCCCCGTCACCCTGCGGGTGCTGACCGCCGACCGGACCGGTCTCCTAGCGGACATCTCCAACATCTTCTCGAAGAAGGGCGTCAACATCTCCCAGGCCAACTGCAGGGCCACCGGGGATGACCGGGCGGTGAACACCTTCGAGGTCATCATCTCCGACCTCAAGCAGCTCACTGACTTGATGCGCACCATCGAGCGTCTGAGCGGCGTCTACTCCGTCGAGCGAATCTAA
- a CDS encoding ABC transporter ATP-binding protein, whose protein sequence is MSDLAIELFGITKRFGPKVAVNGVSFAVPRGAVYGLIGPNGAGKTTTFSMMCGYLYPSEGTLKVMDVDPATPGALKGKLGALPQDAVLPPGWEVGSLLMYWARLSGLESPEKEAREALEKVGLMEAWNVQTQALSHGMAKRTAMAQALMGQPPLVLLDEPTAGLDPRIAAQVRQVIRDMKGKQTVVVSSHNLQELEELCDGAAILDKGTLAQAGSMSELTGQGAEFRVQIARGTVIPPELTAIPDVTDARMESEQVLVVRFGGQARPEEVISRVVGHLLQTGVLILGVSRGRRLEDRVLQLL, encoded by the coding sequence GTGAGCGACCTGGCCATCGAGTTGTTCGGCATCACCAAGCGCTTCGGCCCCAAGGTCGCGGTCAACGGCGTCAGCTTCGCGGTGCCCCGCGGCGCGGTGTACGGCCTCATCGGCCCCAACGGCGCCGGGAAGACCACCACCTTCTCCATGATGTGCGGCTACCTCTACCCTTCCGAGGGCACGCTCAAGGTCATGGACGTGGACCCCGCCACGCCGGGCGCCCTCAAGGGGAAGCTCGGCGCGCTGCCGCAGGACGCGGTGCTGCCCCCCGGCTGGGAGGTGGGTTCTCTGCTGATGTATTGGGCCCGGCTGTCCGGCCTCGAGTCCCCCGAGAAGGAGGCCCGCGAGGCATTGGAGAAGGTCGGGTTGATGGAAGCCTGGAACGTGCAGACCCAGGCGCTCAGCCACGGCATGGCCAAGCGGACGGCCATGGCGCAGGCGCTCATGGGGCAGCCGCCGCTCGTGCTGCTGGACGAGCCCACCGCCGGGTTGGACCCGCGCATCGCCGCGCAGGTGCGTCAGGTCATCCGCGACATGAAGGGCAAGCAGACCGTGGTGGTCTCCAGCCACAACCTCCAGGAGTTGGAGGAGCTGTGTGATGGAGCCGCCATCCTCGACAAGGGCACGCTGGCGCAAGCCGGCTCCATGTCGGAGCTGACCGGCCAGGGCGCGGAGTTCCGCGTGCAGATTGCCCGTGGCACCGTCATCCCCCCGGAGCTCACGGCCATCCCGGACGTCACCGACGCGCGCATGGAGAGCGAGCAGGTCCTGGTGGTGCGCTTTGGCGGACAGGCCCGGCCCGAGGAGGTCATCAGCCGCGTCGTGGGCCACCTCCTCCAGACGGGCGTCCTCATCCTGGGCGTCAGCCGGGGCCGGCGGCTCGAGGACCGCGTTCTCCAGTTGCTGTAG
- a CDS encoding RidA family protein, with amino-acid sequence MRSMARKTIHSDEAPKAIGPYSQAVQVDSGKMTFLSGQIPLDPATMEMVQGDVVAQAERVMLNLKAVLAAAGLDFSHVVRCTIFLTDLGDFAKVNEVYGRYFTGAPPARATVQVAALPRGSKVEIDAIAVS; translated from the coding sequence GTGCGCTCCATGGCTCGAAAGACCATCCACTCGGACGAGGCCCCCAAGGCCATCGGTCCGTATTCGCAGGCGGTTCAGGTGGACTCGGGGAAGATGACCTTCCTCTCGGGCCAGATTCCCCTGGACCCGGCCACCATGGAGATGGTGCAGGGAGACGTCGTCGCCCAGGCGGAGCGGGTGATGCTCAACCTGAAGGCCGTGCTGGCCGCCGCCGGGCTGGACTTCAGCCACGTGGTGCGCTGCACCATCTTCCTCACGGACCTGGGTGACTTCGCCAAGGTGAATGAGGTGTACGGCCGCTACTTCACCGGCGCGCCGCCGGCCCGCGCCACCGTGCAGGTGGCCGCGCTGCCCCGCGGCTCCAAGGTGGAGATTGACGCCATCGCCGTCTCCTGA
- a CDS encoding sulfurtransferase TusA family protein, which yields MDITERVDTSGAFCPMPILEIAKVMRRLSAGALVELISTDRGLEADLPAWCEATGHELVRLERRGTSYVGFVRKVG from the coding sequence ATGGACATCACTGAGCGCGTGGATACGTCCGGGGCGTTCTGCCCCATGCCCATCCTGGAGATAGCGAAGGTGATGAGGCGCTTGTCCGCCGGGGCGCTCGTGGAGCTCATCTCCACGGACCGAGGACTGGAGGCGGACCTGCCCGCCTGGTGTGAAGCCACGGGCCACGAACTCGTCCGGCTGGAACGCAGAGGGACGAGCTACGTGGGGTTCGTGCGCAAGGTGGGGTGA
- a CDS encoding DsbA family protein: MKPNIIVALLVGLVLGFVGGRVYSGSSSKPDTKPAAQAAANNARRPVDPTVFKVPIDGSPSRGNADALVTLVEFSDYECPFCSRANETVEKLEQSYGKKLRVVMKQNPLSFHPRAKPAALAALAAGEQGKYWEMHGKLFANQKKLDDVSLEQYARELGLNLDKWKADMADPKFSDLIQKEQALSNQLGATGTPAFFINGRFLSGAQPIDNFKALIDEELTKAEALVKSGVPASQVYAKTIANGAERAAPKAAPQQPAPAVRKIDVPAGSASFGPATAKVTIVEWSDFECPFCSRAVPTLQQIKKEYAKDVRVVFRHQPLSFHASAKGAAEASEAALEQGKFWEYHDKLFANQKALDRASLEKYAQELGLNVAKFKSALDTGKFRAKVEADAAAGAAVGANGTPTFFVNGRELVGAQPFDSFKRMIDEEIAKADKLLASGTKPEELYAKLNAENVANAPAAPPAGAPAEPPVQKVEVGNSPVKGPQNAPVTIVAFSDFECPFCSRVVPTLKQIEEQYAGKVKVAFRNQPLPMHPNAKGAAAAALAAHEQGKFWEMHDKLFANQRALDRASLEKYAQELGLNVDKFKAALDSNKFAQQIDADAADANRLGATGTPTFFINGRTVVGAQPLAEFKRVIDEELKKAGAVAADRK, from the coding sequence ATGAAGCCCAATATCATCGTGGCCCTGCTGGTCGGCCTCGTGCTTGGTTTCGTTGGCGGCCGCGTCTACAGCGGGTCGTCCTCGAAGCCAGACACCAAGCCCGCCGCTCAGGCAGCCGCCAACAATGCGCGCCGTCCGGTAGACCCCACCGTATTCAAGGTGCCCATCGACGGTTCCCCCAGCCGGGGCAACGCCGATGCGCTGGTCACCCTGGTCGAGTTCTCCGACTACGAGTGCCCCTTCTGCAGCCGCGCCAACGAGACGGTGGAGAAGCTGGAGCAGAGCTACGGCAAGAAGCTTCGCGTGGTGATGAAGCAGAACCCGCTCTCCTTCCACCCGCGCGCCAAGCCCGCGGCCCTCGCGGCCCTCGCGGCCGGCGAGCAGGGCAAGTACTGGGAGATGCACGGCAAGCTCTTCGCCAACCAGAAGAAGCTGGATGACGTGTCGCTGGAGCAGTACGCGCGCGAGCTCGGGCTGAACCTGGACAAGTGGAAGGCCGACATGGCCGACCCGAAGTTCTCCGACCTCATCCAGAAGGAGCAGGCGCTCTCCAACCAGCTGGGCGCCACGGGCACCCCGGCCTTCTTCATCAACGGCCGCTTCCTGTCGGGCGCGCAGCCCATCGACAACTTCAAGGCCCTCATCGACGAGGAGCTCACCAAGGCCGAGGCCCTGGTGAAGAGCGGCGTCCCCGCCAGCCAGGTGTACGCGAAGACCATCGCGAACGGCGCCGAGCGCGCCGCGCCGAAGGCCGCGCCCCAGCAGCCGGCCCCCGCCGTGCGCAAGATTGACGTCCCCGCGGGCTCCGCGTCGTTCGGCCCGGCCACCGCCAAGGTGACCATCGTCGAGTGGTCCGACTTCGAGTGCCCCTTCTGCAGCCGCGCGGTCCCCACGCTGCAGCAGATCAAGAAGGAGTACGCGAAGGACGTGCGCGTGGTGTTCCGTCACCAGCCGCTGTCCTTCCACGCGAGCGCCAAGGGCGCCGCCGAGGCCTCCGAGGCCGCGCTGGAGCAGGGCAAGTTCTGGGAGTACCACGACAAGCTCTTCGCCAATCAGAAGGCGCTGGACCGGGCCTCCCTGGAGAAGTACGCGCAGGAGCTGGGCCTGAACGTCGCCAAGTTCAAGAGCGCGCTCGACACCGGCAAGTTCCGCGCGAAGGTGGAGGCCGACGCCGCTGCCGGCGCCGCGGTGGGCGCCAACGGCACGCCGACGTTCTTCGTCAACGGCCGTGAGCTCGTGGGCGCGCAGCCCTTCGACAGCTTCAAGCGGATGATCGACGAGGAGATCGCCAAGGCCGACAAGCTGCTGGCCTCCGGCACCAAGCCCGAGGAGCTCTACGCGAAGCTGAACGCGGAGAACGTCGCCAACGCCCCGGCCGCGCCTCCCGCGGGTGCTCCCGCCGAGCCGCCCGTCCAGAAGGTGGAGGTCGGCAACTCCCCTGTGAAGGGTCCGCAGAACGCGCCCGTCACCATCGTCGCCTTCTCCGACTTCGAGTGCCCGTTCTGCAGCCGCGTGGTCCCCACGCTCAAGCAGATTGAGGAGCAGTACGCGGGCAAGGTGAAGGTCGCCTTCCGCAACCAGCCGCTGCCCATGCACCCGAACGCCAAGGGCGCCGCCGCCGCCGCGCTCGCCGCGCACGAGCAGGGCAAGTTCTGGGAGATGCACGACAAGCTCTTCGCCAACCAGCGCGCCCTGGACCGGGCCTCCCTGGAGAAGTACGCGCAGGAGCTGGGCCTGAACGTCGACAAGTTCAAGGCCGCCCTGGACTCGAACAAGTTCGCGCAGCAGATCGACGCGGACGCCGCGGACGCCAACCGCCTGGGCGCCACGGGCACCCCGACGTTCTTCATCAACGGCCGCACCGTCGTGGGCGCGCAGCCCCTGGCGGAGTTCAAGCGCGTCATCGATGAGGAGCTGAAGAAGGCCGGCGCGGTGGCGGCGGACCGGAAGTAA